The Candidatus Poribacteria bacterium genome includes the window GTGAGGGGAATCCAAACGGGGGAAGATGGGTCAACCTACGCAAGTCGCTTTGGCTCCCGAACTATCGAGGGTTGCAAAGCCCCGTTAGTAGTCGTTAATTTTGTGCGCTTAAAAAGGGCATCAGTATCCCCTGCTGTACATAAACTCAATCAGATGACGACGACGAGGACCAGCGGTCCTGACCAAGTGTTCCGGAAACTGCGACTGTCGCTTATTTCTACACATTTTTTTCCACCGCTCGCCATGATGGACGAGCCACTCAACCTGCCAATCCTCGGTCGGCTTCGCGCCGAAGGTGAGCCCTAAAAATCGGCGTCCCAGCTGACCTCCCCACGATGAATGCGCCAATTTCTGATTAAAAAAAATGATGTCCCCCGGACAGGTTTTGGTGGGAACTGCGCCGGGGAGAGCGGTTGGTTGCACACCGGCTGGAGTCAACGTATCAACGTCGGTGGGATTTCCCATTGCTATCAACCCCCGTATCGACTCAGCGTAGCCTCGCCTGTGACTTCCCGGAAGCACCCACAGACACCCCGGCCCCTCGCTATGGTCGTCCAGATACATAATCACCTTGAGCATCAAGTATTCACTTGCTTTGCCCTCTTCCATCGGAATGACTGTATCCTGGTGCCAATGGGAATTTCCTGAATGCCGCTGAGCATCTGAGGCAACCAGCATGAAACCCTCACCCATTAGGTTTTCCAGTGTATCCAGAATTCGTGGGTCGTCGAGGTAGTGATTGCAGAACCCCTCATGTATGCTGAGCCCGGGATAACCTATTTGCCTTTCACCTGCGAAGGGACCACACTGGGCATCGCATCCTTCGTCAAACCAGTGGGAGAATTTTTGCATCTCCTCCGGTCCAAAGAGCCCTCGCCTGATAATGAACCCAAATGTGTCAAAATGTACTTTTTCTTCTTCTGGAGTCACGATTAACCCCCTTTTCATCCACGAATAGATTGACCGATTTTTCGTGGAATGCACTCATCACTTTACGTGGTCACATTAAGCTGTTGATGTGGGATTGGCTTTCATATGCACGTTCTTCTGACGAGTTTTTCAGTTGATTTGGAGTTTTTACCTAAACCGGCTCATTGCCCCGACGATTCGCAAGTGAGCGCGGCGTCAGATCGAAGAAGGTCTCGTGACCGTGGAAGAAGCGATCCAGTTCATCCACCATCAACTCAAAAAAGTGCGGATAGTCGTCGCCGGTGTAGGCAGCGAAGTGTGGCGTAAGAAAAACATTGGGCAGATTGATAATTTCGCTGTCAGGTGGAATCGGTTCCGGATCGAAAACGTCCAGTCCAGCGGTGATGTCTCCGCGTTTGAGGCGCGCAATGAG containing:
- a CDS encoding phytanoyl-CoA dioxygenase family protein, translated to MTPEEEKVHFDTFGFIIRRGLFGPEEMQKFSHWFDEGCDAQCGPFAGERQIGYPGLSIHEGFCNHYLDDPRILDTLENLMGEGFMLVASDAQRHSGNSHWHQDTVIPMEEGKASEYLMLKVIMYLDDHSEGPGCLWVLPGSHRRGYAESIRGLIAMGNPTDVDTLTPAGVQPTALPGAVPTKTCPGDIIFFNQKLAHSSWGGQLGRRFLGLTFGAKPTEDWQVEWLVHHGERWKKMCRNKRQSQFPEHLVRTAGPRRRHLIEFMYSRGY